In Mus musculus strain C57BL/6J chromosome 1, GRCm38.p6 C57BL/6J, a single genomic region encodes these proteins:
- the Xkr9 gene encoding XK-related protein 9 isoform X2 has product MEEQTDPHKEAIDMATDLSMLRLFETYLEGCPQLILQLYAFLECGQANLSQCMVIMVSCCAISWSTVDYQIALRKSLPDKNLLRGLWPKLMYLFYKLLTLLSWMLSVVLLLFVDVRVALLLLLFLWITGFIWAFINHTQFCNSVSMEFLYRIVVGFILVFTFFNIKGQNTKCPMSCYYTVRVLGTLGILTVFWIYPLSIFNSDYFIPISATIVLALLLGIIFLGVYYGNFHPNRNVEPQLDETDGKAPQRDCRIRYFLMD; this is encoded by the exons ATGGAGGAGCAAACGGATCCTCACAAAGAAGCAATAGACATGGCCACCGACTTGAGCATGCTCAGGCTGTTTGAGACCTACCTGGAAGGCTGCCCGCAACTCATTCTCCAGCTCTATGCCTTTCTGGAGTGTGGCCAGGCAAATTTAAGTCAGT gcATGGTCATCATGGTTTCCTGCTGTGCTATTTCTTGGTCAACTGTTGACTATCAAATAGCTTTAAGAAAATCATTGCCCGATAAAAATCTTCTCCGAGGACTCTGGCCCAAACTCATGTATCTCTTTTACAAGTTGCTTACCTTGTTATCCTGGATGCTGAGTGTTGTACTTCTGCTGTTCGTAGATGTGAGGGTTGCTTTGCTTCTGCTATTATTTCTTTGGATCACAGGCTTCATATGGGCATTTATAAACCATACTCAGTTTTGTAATTCTGTAAGTATGGAGTTCTTATATAGGATTGTGGTTGGATTCATCCTTGTGTTTACATTTTTTAATATCAAGGGGCAGAATACCAAATGCCCAATGTCTTGTTATTATACTGTAAGAGTGCTAGGCACCCTGGGAATCTTGACTGTATTCTGGATCTACCCTCTTTCTATCTTTAACTCTGACTATTTTATCCCTATTAGTGCCACCATAGTTCTTGCTCTTCTCCTTGGGATTATTTTTCTTGGTGTTTATTATGGAAATTTTCACCCAAATAGAAATGTAGAACCACAACTTGATGAAACTGATGGAAAAGCACCTCAGAGAGATTGTAGAATAAGATATTTTCTAATGGACTAA